The Aminiphilus circumscriptus DSM 16581 genome contains a region encoding:
- the asnS gene encoding asparagine--tRNA ligase has translation MPVSCVQIQALPQHIDEEVVVRGWMYNKRSSGKIHFLQLRDGSGFVQAVMVKNEVAEEEFENAKNLWFEACLEVTGKVRADQRAPSGVELSVTALKVLHNPTEEYPIGKKEHGIDFLLDLRHLWLRSQRQHAIMKIREQVIWTTREYLRNNGFLLVDSPIITGSIGEGASGLFDLDYFDMGKAYLAQTGQLYAEAAAAAYGKVYTFGPTFRAEKSKTRRHLTEFWMVEPEVAFYDHEDNMHLQENLVSAIVEQVLLHCGKELALLERNVEPLKKVVPPFYRITYDDAVKKLHSLGSDIRYGEDFGNDDETILTQQYDKPVFVECYPKKVKAFYMKEHPTNPDLVLCDDLLAPEGYGEIIGGSQREDDMERLVARIREQGLPEESYTWYLDLRRYGTFIHSGFGMGIERVVAWICGLQHIREAIPWPRTIYRLNP, from the coding sequence ATGCCCGTATCCTGCGTACAGATTCAAGCGTTGCCGCAACACATCGACGAAGAGGTCGTCGTCCGCGGATGGATGTACAACAAACGAAGCTCCGGCAAGATTCACTTTCTTCAGCTTCGGGACGGATCGGGGTTTGTTCAGGCCGTCATGGTGAAGAACGAGGTGGCGGAAGAGGAGTTCGAAAACGCCAAGAACCTCTGGTTTGAAGCATGCCTCGAAGTGACGGGAAAAGTCCGCGCCGATCAGCGCGCTCCTTCAGGCGTGGAACTCTCCGTGACGGCTCTCAAGGTTCTCCACAACCCAACGGAGGAATACCCCATCGGCAAAAAAGAACACGGCATCGATTTTCTTCTCGACCTCAGGCATCTGTGGCTTCGAAGTCAACGGCAGCACGCCATCATGAAGATCCGGGAACAGGTGATCTGGACAACCCGGGAATACCTGCGAAACAACGGATTCCTCCTCGTGGACAGTCCGATCATCACCGGTTCCATCGGCGAAGGAGCCTCGGGGCTCTTCGACCTCGACTATTTCGACATGGGGAAAGCCTATCTCGCCCAGACAGGACAACTCTACGCCGAAGCCGCCGCCGCTGCATACGGCAAAGTGTACACTTTCGGGCCCACCTTTCGGGCGGAGAAATCGAAGACACGGCGCCATCTCACCGAGTTCTGGATGGTGGAACCAGAAGTCGCCTTCTACGACCACGAGGACAACATGCATCTTCAGGAAAACCTCGTCTCCGCCATCGTGGAGCAGGTTCTCCTCCATTGCGGCAAGGAACTCGCGTTGCTCGAACGGAATGTCGAACCGCTGAAAAAGGTCGTTCCTCCCTTCTACCGCATCACCTACGACGACGCGGTAAAAAAACTCCACAGCCTTGGCAGCGATATCCGATACGGCGAGGATTTCGGCAATGACGACGAAACGATTCTCACCCAACAGTACGACAAGCCCGTCTTCGTCGAATGCTACCCGAAGAAGGTGAAAGCCTTCTACATGAAGGAACATCCCACGAATCCAGATCTTGTGCTCTGCGACGACCTCCTCGCGCCCGAAGGATACGGAGAAATCATCGGCGGTTCCCAGCGTGAGGACGATATGGAGCGACTCGTGGCGAGAATCCGCGAACAGGGGCTCCCGGAGGAATCCTACACGTGGTATCTTGATCTCAGACGCTACGGCACCTTCATCCACAGCGGATTCGGCATGGGAATCGAGCGGGTTGTGGCCTGGATCTGCGGCCTTCAGCACATCCGGGAAGCGATCCCCTGGCCCAGAACCATCTACCGGCTCAACCCCTGA
- a CDS encoding MBL fold metallo-hydrolase → MAQFSTLSLYDDPRHKYLLLGWEEQEEEGVVQTNQYMILHEDEVLLVDPGGAHVFPRVLANVAEKVNISHIRNIFYSHQDPDVSSGITLWLSLAENAKVHISGLWVRFLPHFGVYDQKRIAAIPDQGGSFTLRDGTRLELIPSHFLHSTGQFSLYDPVSKILFTGDIGAAIFPPGKRYPVVEDFDAHSKLMEGFHKRYMASNAACRKWVDIVSSREISAIAPQHGAVMKGDSVRRFFDWFRELRCGVDLLDSLYGGHSLRPTGRRAG, encoded by the coding sequence ATGGCACAGTTCAGCACACTCAGCCTCTACGATGATCCGCGCCACAAGTATCTTCTGCTCGGATGGGAGGAACAGGAGGAAGAAGGAGTTGTCCAGACCAATCAGTACATGATCCTTCACGAGGACGAAGTGCTCCTCGTGGACCCGGGAGGCGCGCACGTCTTTCCCAGGGTTCTTGCGAACGTGGCGGAGAAGGTGAACATCTCTCACATCAGGAACATTTTCTACTCTCACCAGGATCCCGACGTCTCCTCGGGAATCACCCTGTGGCTTTCTCTGGCGGAAAACGCCAAGGTCCATATCTCCGGGCTCTGGGTGCGTTTTCTTCCCCATTTCGGCGTGTACGACCAGAAACGCATCGCCGCCATTCCGGACCAAGGGGGCTCCTTTACCCTCCGCGACGGGACACGTCTGGAACTCATCCCCTCTCACTTCCTCCACTCCACGGGACAGTTCTCCCTGTACGACCCCGTTTCGAAGATCCTTTTTACCGGAGATATTGGAGCGGCCATTTTTCCACCGGGAAAGCGCTATCCCGTGGTGGAGGACTTCGACGCGCACAGTAAACTCATGGAGGGATTCCACAAACGATACATGGCCTCCAATGCGGCATGCCGAAAATGGGTTGACATCGTTTCCTCCAGAGAGATTTCCGCCATCGCGCCCCAGCATGGGGCGGTCATGAAGGGCGATTCCGTTCGCCGCTTCTTCGACTGGTTCCGGGAACTCCGTTGCGGCGTCGATCTTCTCGATTCCCTCTACGGAGGCCATTCCCTTCGCCCCACGGGGCGCAGAGCGGGGTAA
- a CDS encoding M20 metallopeptidase family protein, whose amino-acid sequence MKDQREDWLTWGPHLLAEAESFGEDIIAWRREFHQFPELAYEENVTASRVVQVLSSIEGIRVIQGFGVPTAVVGVLGENLPGGATMLRADMDALALEEETGLSFSSCIPGIMHACGHDAHMASLLGAAELLASRVDLLRHPVVFVFQPAEEGKGGARALTEAGIIGKFGIERVLGLHFWPKLPYGTLFTRPGPITALSDRFHVEIQGAACHAASPHMGVDPIAVAAHVLLALQHLTSREVDPLDSVVISVGQIEAGDAYNVIPERAHLWGTLRTFDPALRDRMQKRLEGAIVDVCRAFLSTAGVEYVRNYPPVSNDVELTSQVLELSRHFFGVEETHVLDRPLLAGEDFSFYSLECPSNFMLLGTGAEYGLHHPKYDVPEELLHLASAWQAFLALTL is encoded by the coding sequence ATGAAGGACCAAAGAGAAGACTGGTTGACCTGGGGACCCCATCTTCTCGCCGAGGCCGAGTCCTTCGGCGAGGATATCATCGCATGGAGAAGAGAATTTCATCAATTTCCCGAACTGGCCTACGAGGAGAACGTCACCGCTTCCAGGGTCGTTCAGGTTCTTTCTTCCATAGAGGGTATTCGGGTGATTCAGGGGTTCGGTGTTCCCACGGCGGTGGTGGGCGTTCTGGGGGAAAACCTGCCGGGAGGAGCCACAATGCTTCGGGCGGATATGGATGCCTTGGCGCTCGAGGAAGAAACGGGCCTTTCGTTTTCTTCGTGTATTCCCGGAATCATGCACGCCTGTGGCCACGATGCACATATGGCGTCTCTCTTGGGTGCGGCGGAGCTGCTTGCGTCCCGGGTGGACCTGCTGCGGCACCCTGTGGTGTTCGTCTTTCAGCCTGCGGAAGAGGGGAAGGGCGGTGCCCGGGCTCTCACCGAGGCGGGAATCATTGGCAAATTCGGCATCGAACGGGTGCTCGGGTTGCATTTCTGGCCCAAGCTGCCCTATGGAACGCTTTTCACCCGCCCAGGTCCCATCACGGCGCTTTCGGATCGTTTCCACGTGGAAATCCAGGGTGCCGCATGTCATGCGGCGTCGCCCCATATGGGGGTGGACCCGATCGCGGTTGCTGCCCACGTTCTTCTTGCGTTGCAGCACCTCACGAGCCGAGAGGTCGATCCTCTCGACAGTGTGGTGATCTCGGTGGGGCAAATCGAAGCGGGCGATGCCTACAACGTTATCCCCGAGAGGGCCCATCTGTGGGGAACGCTTCGCACGTTCGACCCCGCCCTGCGGGATCGCATGCAGAAACGGCTCGAAGGCGCGATCGTCGACGTCTGCAGGGCCTTTCTCAGTACGGCCGGGGTGGAATACGTGCGGAACTATCCTCCCGTGTCGAACGATGTGGAGCTGACAAGCCAGGTTCTGGAACTGTCGCGGCATTTCTTCGGTGTGGAGGAGACGCATGTGCTGGATCGTCCGCTTCTGGCCGGAGAGGATTTCTCTTTCTACTCCCTCGAGTGTCCCTCGAATTTCATGCTTCTCGGGACTGGTGCGGAATATGGTCTGCATCATCCGAAATACGACGTTCCCGAGGAGTTGCTCCATCTTGCCTCTGCCTGGCAGGCCTTTCTGGCTCTTACGTTGTGA
- a CDS encoding PLP-dependent aminotransferase family protein encodes MIEIPLDRESSQALYRQIASHLSRMITHGAFPGGHRLPGARSLARFLGVSRVTVEQAYALLESEGMLRIEGRSGAFVIPLSGACASREEFLPHVDMASGLPSPSLIPGGQIGKLSRDLFAASGEDVLLGSPLVGDTGLRHALVRHAAARGIPARWEDVVVVSGAQEGLYLAVATLAAQGVRKIWVERFTYPRIFGLARSLGIGVGLLPMEERFLGEALTRVRQGEVLYLIPSFQNPTGRTLSLRLREQVLAAAVERRFWIIEDDAYGELRYGETSVPALKAMAEGERILYLGSFSQLLFPGLRLGYVLVPREILASFCAAKEQISGATSSLVQHLVRGFIEEGHLEESLSAARTLMAQRMRHLAEELRRMLPEWHFEQPMGGIYLWLHTPGTTGSKLAAAARRKGVLVASGGVFTFPEDDAVEALRLSVSCEGPKGIREAVEILAAIRRLGA; translated from the coding sequence ATGATCGAAATTCCGCTGGATCGGGAATCCTCGCAAGCTCTGTATCGCCAGATCGCCTCGCACCTGAGTCGCATGATCACTCACGGTGCCTTTCCCGGGGGACATCGCCTTCCTGGAGCGCGTTCCCTCGCAAGATTCCTGGGCGTGAGCCGCGTTACGGTCGAGCAGGCCTATGCACTCCTCGAATCCGAGGGGATGCTTCGTATCGAGGGTCGAAGCGGTGCTTTCGTGATCCCTCTGTCCGGTGCGTGTGCATCCCGAGAAGAGTTTCTTCCACATGTCGATATGGCCTCGGGATTGCCTTCGCCCAGCCTCATTCCGGGAGGGCAGATCGGCAAGCTCAGCAGAGATCTTTTTGCCGCCTCCGGAGAGGACGTTCTTCTGGGAAGTCCGCTTGTGGGGGATACGGGGCTTCGGCATGCTCTTGTGCGCCATGCTGCGGCGAGAGGAATTCCCGCAAGGTGGGAGGACGTGGTGGTGGTCTCCGGAGCACAGGAAGGACTGTATCTTGCCGTGGCTACCCTCGCCGCGCAGGGTGTCCGGAAAATCTGGGTCGAGCGCTTTACGTATCCCCGGATTTTCGGCCTGGCCAGATCTCTCGGAATCGGCGTGGGATTGCTGCCCATGGAGGAACGATTTCTCGGCGAGGCCCTGACGCGGGTTCGCCAAGGGGAAGTTCTCTATCTCATTCCCAGTTTTCAGAACCCCACGGGAAGAACTCTTTCCTTGCGTCTTCGGGAACAAGTGCTTGCCGCTGCAGTGGAACGGCGGTTTTGGATTATCGAAGACGATGCCTACGGAGAACTCCGCTACGGCGAGACGAGCGTTCCCGCTCTCAAGGCGATGGCGGAAGGGGAGCGGATTCTCTATCTCGGGTCGTTCAGCCAACTTCTTTTTCCGGGATTACGCTTGGGGTACGTGCTCGTCCCCCGGGAAATTCTGGCGTCTTTTTGTGCGGCGAAGGAGCAGATTTCGGGAGCGACCTCGTCTCTCGTGCAGCATCTCGTCCGCGGGTTTATCGAGGAAGGCCATCTGGAAGAATCGCTCTCCGCCGCACGGACGCTCATGGCGCAGCGGATGCGTCATTTGGCGGAAGAGTTGCGAAGAATGCTCCCCGAATGGCATTTCGAGCAACCCATGGGAGGCATTTATCTCTGGCTGCACACGCCTGGAACCACTGGTTCGAAACTTGCCGCGGCGGCGCGGCGGAAGGGGGTTCTCGTCGCCTCGGGAGGGGTGTTCACCTTTCCCGAGGACGATGCCGTGGAGGCCCTCCGTCTTTCCGTGAGCTGCGAGGGACCGAAGGGGATCCGGGAAGCCGTGGAGATTCTCGCGGCGATCCGGAGGCTGGGCGCATGA
- a CDS encoding HAD family hydrolase: MYSRTVPDSFIFDVDGVLIDVRRSYPEVIREGIRLGWHHLLGRKDAPSSPFCDEHLRITKRHPGFNDDYDIAWAFLAAAASSGKTSLDEASPSPKDWERTLDSCPRDKDIASWVVASFGEIPSREETRRLCEELYFGSDYEWIRKASPRYARGTGLWRSETPELSLHWSSLPLPCGIYTGRPRDELALALEKLGWKDFPPHLCITPEDGILKPSPEGLRLLAERMKSLFPLYFGDAQSDLEAQRRFGRGLFVAIGDVLTNHSPRRNSLREALNELDELCP; encoded by the coding sequence ATGTATTCCCGAACCGTACCGGACAGCTTCATCTTCGACGTGGATGGCGTCCTCATCGATGTCCGTCGTTCCTATCCGGAAGTGATCCGCGAAGGTATCCGTCTCGGATGGCATCACCTGCTCGGCAGAAAGGACGCTCCTTCTTCACCCTTCTGCGACGAACATTTGCGCATCACCAAACGCCATCCTGGATTCAACGACGATTATGATATCGCCTGGGCTTTTCTGGCCGCCGCAGCCTCCTCGGGGAAAACATCTCTCGACGAGGCATCTCCCTCTCCGAAGGACTGGGAACGTACTCTCGACAGCTGTCCCCGGGACAAGGACATCGCATCCTGGGTCGTTGCCTCCTTCGGAGAGATCCCTTCCAGAGAAGAAACGAGACGCCTCTGCGAAGAACTCTACTTCGGCTCCGACTACGAGTGGATCCGGAAGGCGAGCCCCCGCTACGCCCGAGGGACAGGGCTATGGCGCAGCGAGACGCCCGAACTCTCCCTGCACTGGTCGTCTCTGCCCCTCCCCTGTGGCATCTACACGGGGCGCCCCAGGGACGAACTGGCTCTCGCGCTGGAAAAACTGGGCTGGAAGGACTTTCCTCCCCACCTGTGCATCACTCCCGAGGACGGCATCCTCAAACCATCTCCGGAAGGACTGCGCCTCCTGGCGGAACGAATGAAATCCCTTTTTCCGCTCTATTTTGGAGATGCCCAAAGCGACCTGGAAGCACAGCGCCGGTTCGGGAGGGGCCTCTTTGTCGCCATCGGCGACGTACTGACAAACCATTCCCCCCGCAGGAACTCCCTGCGGGAAGCGCTGAACGAGCTGGATGAACTCTGTCCGTAG
- a CDS encoding GntR family transcriptional regulator: MREPRLYTTSADYVYQELRHRIITKQLKPGQRLPEVNIAVQMGVSRTPVREALRRLASEGLVLVIPNSGARLASPSRREIEDAYVVREQLESLAIRLAVGRLSDRHLRRLEETVIAEERAFEEKNLELYLEVNESFHRIIAEASGNRVLADYVENILARTNVYIVFYDPFYDIETNPSIAEHRAIVNALRLRDEEKAVALMREHLALSMQDLRRPEEEATQKKETE, translated from the coding sequence GTGAGAGAACCCAGATTATATACTACATCCGCCGATTATGTATACCAGGAACTGCGCCACCGGATCATCACGAAGCAGCTCAAGCCGGGGCAGCGGCTTCCCGAGGTCAATATCGCCGTTCAGATGGGGGTCAGTCGGACTCCCGTGCGAGAGGCGCTGCGGCGGCTGGCCAGTGAAGGACTCGTCCTTGTCATTCCCAACAGCGGTGCCCGTTTGGCTTCTCCGAGCAGGCGGGAGATCGAAGACGCCTATGTGGTTCGCGAACAGCTGGAATCTCTGGCGATCAGACTTGCCGTGGGACGTCTTTCGGATCGCCATCTCCGCCGCCTTGAGGAGACCGTCATCGCGGAAGAGCGCGCCTTCGAGGAGAAGAACCTGGAACTGTACCTCGAGGTCAACGAATCGTTTCATCGGATCATCGCCGAGGCCAGCGGAAACAGAGTCTTGGCGGACTATGTGGAGAACATTCTGGCGAGAACCAACGTATACATCGTTTTCTACGACCCCTTCTATGACATCGAGACAAATCCCAGCATCGCCGAACACCGGGCCATCGTGAACGCGTTACGTCTCCGGGACGAAGAAAAGGCCGTGGCGCTCATGCGGGAACACCTGGCGCTTTCCATGCAGGATCTCCGTCGCCCCGAAGAGGAAGCCACCCAGAAGAAGGAGACGGAGTGA
- a CDS encoding citrate lyase holo-[acyl-carrier protein] synthase → MNVIVHSVLDGRDERRFLQESLFERGASVIVQLALNIPGYPKRMEGDLSCLLRTYTLFRRALPDGAGFLARCLLENGAGLALCMALCEVDGNALKRLCVFLEESLSWGRILDADVVVPQGPLSRREFGLPPRRCLLCEDDAKSCARRGTHSMHVLRETVRVLLARIRDNGESVQRSFGGFSAVPASTR, encoded by the coding sequence ATGAACGTCATTGTGCATTCCGTCCTCGATGGCCGGGACGAGCGGAGATTTCTCCAGGAAAGTCTGTTCGAACGAGGTGCTTCCGTCATCGTGCAGTTGGCGCTGAACATCCCCGGGTATCCGAAACGCATGGAGGGCGATTTGTCGTGTCTTCTGCGCACCTATACGTTGTTTCGGAGGGCACTCCCGGACGGCGCGGGCTTTTTGGCCCGTTGCCTGCTGGAAAATGGAGCGGGGCTCGCGCTTTGCATGGCCTTGTGCGAAGTTGACGGGAATGCGCTCAAACGGCTTTGCGTTTTTCTGGAGGAGAGCCTTTCCTGGGGGAGGATTCTCGACGCGGATGTGGTGGTTCCTCAGGGCCCCTTGTCCCGAAGGGAATTCGGGCTTCCTCCGAGGCGTTGTCTTCTTTGCGAGGATGATGCGAAAAGTTGTGCCCGGCGGGGTACCCATTCCATGCATGTTCTCCGAGAGACTGTACGGGTGCTGCTGGCACGGATCCGCGACAACGGGGAGAGTGTTCAGCGCTCTTTTGGAGGGTTTTCCGCCGTACCCGCGTCAACGAGATAA
- the citC gene encoding [citrate (pro-3S)-lyase] ligase — protein MSRLFDSFDVRIRSRLSPGERRRLESFLAAHGLFYEGNPEVTVFLEDAEGRIVATGSLEGKVIKMVAVDPAWKEAGLSSKVVSLLVGEARSLGRTSLFVFTKPEAGDRFLALGFVELARYDPHVMLLEMGEPGVEAYKRYLREVREACFPSPPPGARIGGIVVNCNPFTRGHLWLVEQASASCEHLYVVVVEADLSVFPFKDRLRLVQEGTAHLGNVTVLRSGDYAVSPATFPSYFLKDRDDLAKARIQARLDVTLFARLFCRELGIHTRFVGTEPYCPITRTYNEAMREVLPPLGVEVVELPRLPLEEGGAAISASTVRQGLREENWDLVRRLVPDVTWAYLRDASTAEILERVRKSETRH, from the coding sequence GTGAGTCGGTTGTTCGATTCCTTCGACGTGCGGATTCGCTCCCGTCTCTCTCCGGGAGAACGGCGACGGCTCGAATCCTTTCTCGCCGCCCATGGGCTTTTCTACGAAGGGAATCCGGAGGTAACGGTCTTTCTCGAAGATGCGGAAGGAAGGATCGTCGCCACGGGAAGCCTTGAGGGAAAGGTCATCAAGATGGTGGCGGTGGATCCTGCCTGGAAAGAGGCGGGGCTTTCCTCGAAAGTGGTCTCTCTTCTGGTGGGGGAGGCGCGTTCCCTGGGGCGGACATCCCTGTTCGTTTTCACCAAACCCGAGGCGGGAGACCGATTTCTCGCTCTGGGCTTCGTGGAACTTGCACGCTACGATCCTCACGTGATGCTTCTTGAAATGGGAGAACCGGGAGTTGAGGCGTACAAGCGATATCTTCGGGAGGTTCGGGAGGCATGTTTCCCTTCTCCTCCACCGGGTGCCCGGATCGGAGGAATCGTGGTCAACTGCAACCCCTTCACGAGAGGGCACCTATGGCTTGTGGAGCAGGCGAGTGCTTCGTGCGAGCATCTCTATGTCGTGGTGGTGGAAGCCGATCTTTCCGTTTTCCCTTTTAAGGACCGGCTGCGGCTTGTCCAGGAGGGGACGGCGCATCTCGGCAATGTAACGGTTCTTCGGAGTGGTGACTATGCAGTCTCCCCCGCAACATTTCCCTCCTATTTCCTCAAGGATCGCGATGATCTCGCGAAGGCAAGAATCCAGGCTCGACTCGATGTGACGCTTTTCGCGAGACTTTTCTGTCGCGAGCTGGGCATTCACACCCGTTTTGTCGGGACGGAACCCTATTGCCCGATCACGCGGACCTACAACGAGGCCATGCGCGAGGTTCTTCCCCCCCTTGGTGTCGAGGTGGTGGAACTTCCGCGACTTCCTCTCGAAGAAGGAGGTGCGGCGATCTCGGCTTCCACGGTGCGGCAGGGGCTTCGCGAGGAAAATTGGGATCTCGTGCGACGCCTTGTTCCCGATGTGACCTGGGCGTATCTGCGTGACGCTTCTACCGCCGAAATCCTGGAACGAGTGCGGAAGAGCGAGACCCGCCACTGA
- a CDS encoding AMP-binding protein — MGALGRLEEHVMRRCREELGEKALWWRGEWWSRGAFLGLADQCTVQLERNGFSPGQRLGLLLPNSPLFLALSLATWRLGGAVIPLNIQAGFSAIQKALRFSDVFSTVLPQGMESLAERLVNAGIPAATMPLEGPLSEMPRREGADMGNATAVIFFTSGTTGVPKAVPVSHANILDNVTASMAHVQDLREGEIMTNVLPNFHALGFTVCGVLPLVMGLSQVLMPSFMPAEGTLDAILRADASILVGVPTLIALLLAAVGRRGEPLRQIRLLVSGGDRFPTKLDRRCQELLGVGALEGYGLTETSPVVSVNRSMEERKLGTVGTCLSGYSVQIRDEAGNVLPQGGEGILWLKGPSVTEGYFLAPQLSAARFDQGWFNTGDVVFMDEAGYLSILDRASDAIIVGGFNVYPQDVESVLLEHPGVRECAVVGVPHSVSGEVVKAYVIPSQGVSVEARELIAYCKEHLAHYKVPRKIDIVDELPRSGIGKILKRELRYW, encoded by the coding sequence GTGGGTGCACTTGGGCGTCTCGAAGAGCACGTTATGCGACGGTGTCGGGAGGAATTGGGCGAAAAAGCTCTTTGGTGGAGGGGAGAATGGTGGTCCAGGGGGGCGTTCCTCGGCTTGGCCGATCAGTGCACAGTGCAACTGGAGAGGAACGGTTTTTCGCCCGGACAGCGCCTGGGGCTTCTCCTGCCGAACTCCCCTCTTTTCCTGGCGCTTTCCCTTGCGACATGGCGACTTGGGGGAGCTGTGATCCCCCTGAATATTCAGGCGGGATTTTCTGCCATCCAGAAGGCATTGCGTTTTTCCGACGTTTTCTCCACCGTCCTTCCCCAGGGGATGGAATCTTTGGCCGAGAGGCTCGTCAATGCGGGCATTCCCGCGGCGACCATGCCTCTGGAGGGCCCTCTTTCGGAGATGCCTCGTCGTGAAGGAGCGGACATGGGGAATGCCACGGCGGTCATCTTCTTCACCTCTGGAACGACGGGGGTTCCCAAAGCCGTTCCCGTGTCCCATGCGAACATCCTCGACAACGTCACTGCCTCCATGGCGCATGTGCAAGATCTCAGGGAGGGAGAAATCATGACGAACGTTCTCCCTAACTTTCACGCCCTCGGATTCACCGTGTGCGGTGTTCTTCCCCTGGTCATGGGGCTCTCTCAGGTGCTGATGCCTTCCTTTATGCCCGCCGAGGGAACTCTCGACGCAATTCTCCGGGCTGATGCGTCCATCCTGGTCGGGGTTCCCACCCTCATCGCTCTTCTGCTGGCTGCCGTCGGAAGACGAGGTGAGCCCCTGCGGCAGATCCGGCTGCTTGTGTCCGGGGGTGACCGTTTTCCCACGAAACTCGATCGACGCTGCCAGGAACTGCTCGGTGTCGGGGCTCTGGAGGGATACGGTCTTACCGAGACGTCGCCTGTGGTGAGCGTGAACCGTTCCATGGAAGAACGGAAATTGGGTACTGTGGGAACCTGCCTTTCCGGATATTCCGTTCAGATTCGAGACGAGGCGGGGAATGTTCTTCCTCAAGGCGGAGAAGGGATTTTGTGGCTCAAGGGTCCTTCGGTGACGGAGGGGTATTTTCTTGCTCCCCAACTCTCGGCCGCCCGGTTCGACCAGGGGTGGTTCAACACGGGAGATGTGGTTTTCATGGATGAGGCGGGATATCTCTCCATTCTCGACAGGGCGAGCGACGCGATCATTGTCGGTGGATTCAATGTCTACCCTCAGGATGTGGAAAGCGTTCTTCTGGAACATCCCGGCGTTCGGGAGTGTGCTGTCGTGGGTGTTCCGCACTCTGTAAGCGGAGAAGTCGTGAAGGCGTACGTCATTCCCTCCCAGGGAGTTTCCGTCGAAGCGCGGGAGTTGATTGCCTACTGCAAGGAGCATCTCGCGCATTACAAGGTTCCGAGAAAGATCGACATCGTGGACGAATTGCCCCGGTCCGGGATCGGAAAAATCCTGAAGCGCGAGCTTCGTTATTGGTAG
- a CDS encoding DegT/DnrJ/EryC1/StrS family aminotransferase, translating into MGARTLPTLDLKRNYARVKDEITEALAKVLESQHFILGPEVKALEEEVEQYLGVPSAVGCASGSDALLLALMTLGIGEGDEVITTPFSFFATVSCIVRTGARPVFADVDPRTYNIRPDLILEKVTPRTKAVIPVHLFGQMVPLEELRKPLEERNIALVEDCAQSFGAWRNIEGKPLRSGAVGDMGCFSFFPTKNLGCYGDGGMVTTVRSDCAERLRRLRVHGADSTYFHKEMGLNSRLDAIQAAILRVRLRHVSAWNEERRQVAERYRLLFAEAGLLDRIAPPEEMKENYHIYHQYVVRAERRDALLAFLGEKGIAARVYYPLCLHLQPCFAFLGYGEGDMPVAEALTRDVLALPIFPELTAEEQEWVVATIAEFYHL; encoded by the coding sequence ATGGGTGCACGAACGCTGCCGACGCTTGATCTGAAAAGGAATTACGCTCGCGTGAAGGATGAGATCACCGAGGCTCTGGCGAAAGTTCTTGAAAGTCAGCATTTCATTCTGGGGCCTGAGGTGAAGGCTCTGGAGGAGGAGGTGGAGCAGTATCTGGGGGTTCCCTCCGCCGTGGGATGTGCGTCGGGATCGGATGCGCTGCTTCTCGCCCTCATGACGCTGGGGATCGGCGAGGGGGACGAGGTGATCACCACTCCTTTCAGCTTCTTCGCCACGGTAAGCTGTATCGTCCGCACAGGGGCACGCCCGGTTTTCGCGGACGTGGACCCCCGCACGTACAACATTCGCCCGGATCTGATCCTTGAAAAGGTGACTCCCCGGACGAAAGCGGTCATTCCCGTCCATCTTTTTGGGCAGATGGTTCCCCTGGAGGAGCTTCGAAAACCTCTCGAAGAGCGAAACATCGCTCTCGTGGAGGATTGTGCTCAATCCTTCGGCGCATGGCGGAATATTGAAGGGAAACCGCTCCGTTCCGGTGCTGTGGGCGATATGGGATGTTTTTCCTTCTTCCCGACGAAGAATCTCGGGTGCTACGGTGATGGCGGCATGGTCACCACCGTCCGTAGCGACTGTGCGGAACGTCTTCGTCGCCTCCGCGTGCACGGCGCGGACAGTACCTACTTTCATAAGGAAATGGGGCTCAACAGCCGCCTGGACGCCATACAGGCGGCCATTCTTCGGGTCCGTCTGCGCCACGTTTCCGCCTGGAACGAGGAGCGGCGACAGGTGGCGGAGCGCTACAGGCTCCTTTTCGCCGAGGCGGGGCTTCTCGACCGCATCGCGCCTCCGGAAGAGATGAAGGAAAACTATCATATCTATCACCAGTATGTGGTGCGGGCGGAGCGACGGGATGCTCTTCTGGCATTCCTCGGCGAAAAGGGCATTGCCGCCCGGGTCTACTATCCGCTCTGTCTCCACCTGCAGCCCTGTTTTGCCTTCCTCGGCTACGGCGAGGGAGACATGCCCGTGGCAGAAGCGTTGACGCGGGATGTCCTGGCTCTCCCCATCTTCCCGGAACTCACCGCAGAGGAACAGGAGTGGGTCGTCGCGACCATCGCGGAGTTTTATCACCTCTAA